A stretch of the Uranotaenia lowii strain MFRU-FL chromosome 3, ASM2978415v1, whole genome shotgun sequence genome encodes the following:
- the LOC129752837 gene encoding uncharacterized protein K02A2.6-like, which yields MDIKNAILRLTDILANQQQQIEVLLQNNAVPQVGSEKINESLATGIQEFRFDPDGGIFFDSWFARYEDVFRQDGQHLDDAAKVRLLLRKVDSQFHERYLDSILPSHPRDFDFETTVTKLKRLFGRQKSLFNARSINKNCEAFQLNRLTSDQFKALRFICGLQSPRDADIRARLISKVEAEESAPLAEDCQLTLDKLVDECHKLHNPKQDTQMVEKKDPLINAVSLHSKPPEQKTKKVPKTPCWLCGDFHYVRECPFQNSTCGKCKRRGHKEGYCASADSRKKTTDEHYPNLRKIKGVTLVQKVDISKRHKFVDVHLNGVNVKL from the exons ATGGATATCAAAAACGCTATCCTTCGGCTCACCGATATCCTGGCCAACCAGCAGCAACAGATTGAAGTTCTCCTGCAGAACAACGCAGTTCCTCAGGTTGGGAGCGAGAAAATTAACGAGTCGCTGGCGACGGGAATTCAAGAATTCCGGTTCGACCCAGACGGCGGAATTTTTTTCGACTCCTGGTTCGCTCGGTATGAAGACGTCTTCAGGCAAGATGGGCAACATTTGGACGACGCTGCCAAGGTCAGACTGCTCCTCCGGAAAGTCGATTCGCAGTTTCACGAACGGTATCTGGACAGCATTTTGCCGAGTCACCCCCGAGACTTTGACTTTGAAACAACAGTGACAAAGCTCAAGCGTCTCTTCGGTCGACAAAAATCGCTGTTCAACGCACG TTCCATCAACAAAAACTGCGAGGCGTTTCAACTCAACCGGCTTACTAGTGACCAGTTTAAAGCTCTGCGTTTCATATGTGGTTTACAATCGCCACGGGACGCAGACATACGAGCTCGGCTCATTAGTAAGGTCGAAGCCGAAGAAAGCGCCCCACTTGCCGAAGATTGCCAACTCACTCTGGACAAGCTGGTGGACGAGTGCCACAAGCTCCACAACCCGAAACAGGACACACAAATGGTTGAGAAGAAGGACCCCTTAATCAACGCTGTGTCCCTCCATTCAAAACCACCCGAGCAGAAGACAAAAAAGGTTCCGAAGACGCCCTGCTGGCTCTGCGGGGACTTCCATTACGTCCGTGAGTGCCCGTTCCAGAATTCCACCTGCGGAAAATGCAAACGCAGGGGCCACAAGGAAGGTTACTGTGCTTCAGCGGATTCCAGGAAGAAAACAACCGACGAGCATTATCCAAACCTTCGTAAGATAAAAGGTGTCACTCTGGTGCAGAAAGTGGACATTTCCAAGAGGCACAAGTTTGTTGATGTTCATCTGAACGGTGTCAACGTCAAGCTCTAG